The following are from one region of the Brienomyrus brachyistius isolate T26 chromosome 4, BBRACH_0.4, whole genome shotgun sequence genome:
- the LOC125739709 gene encoding low affinity immunoglobulin epsilon Fc receptor-like isoform X2, giving the protein MMTGSTENGQSTGNVEMNFGKLPPHPPENLVLINETMTWNQALKYCRRYGGDLVSIHDEEIQHWVEEKVKLASTAHVWLGLRFTCVLNFWFWVSAETRCYQNWAPGNGSGIDECGKTGAMESAGRYRWVSLSETEKLNFICCNCESRFRKMDSIWGV; this is encoded by the coding sequence GTAATGTGGAAATGAACTTCGGTAAATTACCTCCCCATCCTCCGGAAAACCTGGTCCTCATTAATGAGACCATGACGTGGAACCAGGCGCTGAAATACTGCAGAAGATACGGAGGTGACCTGGTCTCCATCCATGATGAGGAAATCCAGCACTGGGTGGAGGAGAAGGTGAAGCTGGCCTCCACAGCCCACGTATGGTTGGGCTTGCGTTTCACCTGCGTTCTGAACTTCTGGTTCTGGGTCAGCGCAGAGACAAGATGTTACCAGAACTGGGCCCCAGGAAACGGTTCTGGAATTGACGAGTGTGGGAAAACGGGGGCAATGGAATCGGCAGGAAGGTATCGGTGGGTCAGCCTGTCAGAGACGGAGAAGCTTAACTTCATCTGCTGTAATTGTGAGAGCAGATTTAGGAAGATGGACAGCATTTGGGGAGTATAA
- the LOC125739709 gene encoding low affinity immunoglobulin epsilon Fc receptor-like isoform X6 translates to MMTGSTENGQSTGNVEMNFGKLPPHPPENLVLINETMTWNQALKYCRRYGGDLVSIHDEEIQHWVEEKVKLASTAHVWLGLRFTCVLNFWFWVSAETRCYQNWAPGNGSGIDECGKTGAMESAGRYRWVSLSETEKLNFICCNCESRFRKMDSIWGV, encoded by the exons ATGATGACGGGTTCCACGGAAAATGGACAGAGCACAG GTAATGTGGAAATGAACTTCGGTAAATTACCTCCCCATCCTCCGGAAAACCTGGTCCTCATTAATGAGACCATGACGTGGAACCAGGCGCTGAAATACTGCAGAAGATACGGAGGTGACCTGGTCTCCATCCATGATGAGGAAATCCAGCACTGGGTGGAGGAGAAGGTGAAGCTGGCCTCCACAGCCCACGTATGGTTGGGCTTGCGTTTCACCTGCGTTCTGAACTTCTGGTTCTGGGTCAGCGCAGAGACAAGATGTTACCAGAACTGGGCCCCAGGAAACGGTTCTGGAATTGACGAGTGTGGGAAAACGGGGGCAATGGAATCGGCAGGAAGGTATCGGTGGGTCAGCCTGTCAGAGACGGAGAAGCTTAACTTCATCTGCTGTAATTGTGAGAGCAGATTTAGGAAGATGGACAGCATTTGGGGAGTATAA
- the LOC125739711 gene encoding CMRF35-like molecule 7, which yields MTVSTENGQSTGSQKVLPDKHLTVMTGESVIFSFKYKSIYKDKVKFCCKMMWIVCKYVVRSDMKNPGWKILITDNQSLQVFTVTMKMLWMKDSGTYWCGVRRVPQGAYWYIQQ from the exons ATGACGGTTTCCACGGAAAATGGACAGAGCACAG GTTCTCAGAAGGTGCTGCCTGACAAACACCTGACTGTAATGACTGGAGAATCTGTCATTTTCTCATTCAAATACAAATCGATATAcaaagacaaagtgaaattctgCTGCAAGATGATGTGGATAGTCTGCAAATACGTAGTCCGTTCTGACATGAAAAATCCTGGATGGAAAATCTTGATCACTGACAACCAATCGCTGCAGGTTTTTACAGTGACCATGAAGATGCTGTGGATGAAAGACTCAGGCACTTACTGGTGTGGGGTGAGGAGGGTTCCACAGGGGGCATACTGGTACATACAG CAGTGA